The Alternaria dauci strain A2016 chromosome 1, whole genome shotgun sequence genome window below encodes:
- a CDS encoding 60S ribosomal protein uL11, with product MPPKFDPSEVKVIHLRATGGEVGASSALAPKIGPLGLSPKKVGEDIAKATGDWKGLRVTVKLTIQNRQAAVSVVPSASSLVIKALKEPPRDRKKEKNIKHTKSVPLDEIISIARTMRFKSMAKDLKGTVLEILGTAFSTGCKVDGRSPKDISDDIKAGEIEIPEE from the exons ATGC CTCCCAAGTTCGATCCCTCCGAGGTGAAGGTCATTCACCTCCGTGCGACCGGTGGTGAAGTCGGTGCCTCATCCGCGCTCGCTCCCAAGATCGGTCCCCTCGGTCTCTCGCCCAAGA AGGTCGGTGAAGATATCGCCAAGGCCACTGGTGACTGGAAGGGTCTCCGTGTCACTGTCAAGTTGACCATCCAAAACCGTCAAGCCGCCGTCTCCGTCGTTCCCTCCGCCTCTTCCCTCGTCATCAAGGCCCTCAAGGAGCCTCCCCGCGACCGTAAGAAGGAGAAGAACATCAAGCACACCAAGTCTGTTCCTCTCGATGAGATCATCAGCATTGCCCGCACCATGCGCTTCAAGTCCATGGCCAAGGACCTGAAGGGTACTGTTCTTGAGATCCTCGGAACTGCCTTCTCCACTGGCTGCAAGGTCGATGGCCGCAGCCCCAAGGACATCTCCGACGACATCAAGGCCGGCGAGATTGAGATTCCTGAGGAGTAA
- a CDS encoding mitochondrial 54S ribosomal protein bL31m has product MASPIPSMGALRVLRQSIQPQVQQTTQVRHATLLRRPKRPYTFTQLITLSDGSSFTLRTTNPQPVYKSAKDIRNSPLWNPSSQKLLNVEEDEAGRLASFRTKFGRAWDADTDADKGNQTEGHLLDLISSQGKPQGKPTDATKSPPAKAPESTPAKPAAKK; this is encoded by the exons ATGGCGTCTCCAATACCCTCGATGGGCGCGCTGCGCGTCCTCCGTCAATCCATACAGCCCCAAGTGCAGCAAACGACCCAAGTACGACATGCGACGCTTCTCCGCCGACCAAAGCGACCCTACACCTTCACCCAACTCATCACCCTCTCCGACGGCAGCTCATTCACCCTACGAACCACGAACCCACAGCCAGTATACAAGAGCGCAAAGGATATACGGAACTCGCCGTTATGGAATCCGAGTTCACAAAAACTGCTGAATGTCGAAGAGGACGAGGCTGGAAGATTGGCCTCTTTCAGAACAAAGTTTGGCCGAGCATGGGACGCTGATACGGATGCTGACAAG GGCAACCAGACGGAGGGTCATCTTCTAGACCTCATCAGCAGCCAAGGCAAGCCGCAAGGAAAACCGACCGATGCCACAAAGTCACCGCCCGCGAAAGCGCCTGAATCTACGCCCGCGAAGCCAGCTGCGAAGAAATAA